In Melospiza georgiana isolate bMelGeo1 chromosome 15, bMelGeo1.pri, whole genome shotgun sequence, one genomic interval encodes:
- the SMIM32 gene encoding small integral membrane protein 32, translating into MYSELLNSTSATEAHLMIQTNTPYLSSTPRPVSSSALYMSTARVLKEGEINKPDLVTYIILFFFLFLTVTFIVFFINCQLKNSFFATLPYDRSLREARNPWRTQAV; encoded by the coding sequence ATGTATAGTGAATTGCTCAATTCCACCAGTGCCACTGAAGCTCACCTAATGATTCAGACCAACACGCCCTACCTGAGCAGCACCCCGAGACCCGTGAGCTCCTCTGCTCTTTACATGTCGACAGCCAGGGTGTTAAAAGAAGGGGAAATAAATAAGCCAGACCTGGTGACTTACATcattctatttttctttctgttcttgaCTGTGACATTCATTGTGTTCTTCATAAACTGCCAgctgaaaaattctttttttgctACTCTTCCTTACGACAGATCGCTCAGGGAGGCGAGGAACCCGTGGAGGACACAAGCTGTCTGA